In the genome of Flexistipes sinusarabici DSM 4947, one region contains:
- a CDS encoding secondary thiamine-phosphate synthase enzyme YjbQ, translated as MKITATDTFSIQMEVGFSVADITGKISDFVEKSGFKEGTVNVFAKGSTASVTTTEYEPGTVKDLRQLFHQLAPAGKYYEHHKTWNDGNGHSHLQASILGPSITLPVQNGNILTGTWQQIILINHDVRERKRTVVLTAIGNFY; from the coding sequence GTGAAAATCACAGCAACAGATACATTTTCTATACAGATGGAAGTGGGCTTTTCAGTTGCAGATATTACCGGTAAAATTAGTGATTTTGTAGAAAAATCCGGTTTTAAGGAAGGTACAGTTAACGTATTTGCAAAAGGCTCCACAGCCTCAGTCACCACAACAGAATACGAGCCCGGAACAGTGAAAGATCTAAGACAGCTTTTTCATCAACTAGCTCCTGCAGGTAAATATTATGAACATCACAAAACATGGAATGACGGTAACGGCCACAGCCACCTCCAGGCATCAATACTGGGGCCATCAATCACCTTACCTGTACAAAATGGTAATATCCTTACAGGAACCTGGCAGCAAATCATACTCATCAATCACGATGTCCGGGAGCGGAAAAGAACGGTTGTTTTAACAGCTATTGGGAATTTTTATTAA
- a CDS encoding DUF1998 domain-containing protein, with product MELAKFNGERKQKHKELHSEKFCKKELLLAPINLAHIFETDVVIFRFQKLLIDNKSKAVARTLAESARFAAVNLLDLINNEIRATFKIKEDSLDIVLFDSVAGGAGYVSKLFDMDINNFLNSIKKQLSCHEKCNTGCRNCLCDYTNQSFWDIFERKSALEWINMF from the coding sequence ATGGAGCTAGCAAAATTTAACGGAGAAAGAAAACAAAAACACAAAGAGTTGCATTCTGAGAAGTTTTGTAAAAAAGAATTGCTTTTAGCACCCATAAACTTAGCCCACATATTTGAAACGGATGTGGTAATTTTCAGATTTCAAAAACTTCTTATAGATAATAAATCAAAAGCTGTGGCTAGAACACTTGCCGAATCAGCAAGATTTGCTGCAGTTAACCTGCTTGATTTGATTAATAACGAGATTAGAGCAACTTTTAAGATTAAAGAAGATTCTTTAGATATTGTTTTATTTGATTCTGTTGCAGGAGGAGCTGGATATGTTTCAAAACTTTTTGATATGGATATCAACAACTTTTTAAACTCGATAAAGAAGCAGTTGAGCTGCCATGAAAAGTGTAATACGGGCTGTAGAAATTGTTTGTGTGATTATACTAATCAGTCTTTTTGGGATATTTTTGAAAGAAAGTCAGCTTTAGAATGGATAAACATGTTTTAA
- a CDS encoding tyrosine-type recombinase/integrase — translation MSKKDVKLYKDRNYFLVAFYYNGVRVRERLNLKSSGRKDAEKWAERRRSDIEAKLLENSFEYAKEFPNSKNLRRFGIISHESKNKTFSEVCEEIDEINDLYYKKGIIKRSTVKNYKKNTNILKKWLGEKYVKNISPADIKQFKLEYLESVSVKTVNNKLTSLRNIIRFCAESGYIENDFADSIKNLKTNNAEVDVVENVFTEEEVAAILNHIYKYHRYAYAFYYVGFHTGMRIGELLAMKWSNIDWHSKTYFVQETMTEYTLSRPKTESSIRNVSLFDDVLSVLDYHKKHFGKKSKFIFVNQYGNNYISNNAFTDIVWKPTLEELGLRYRIPSICVTLMQPMRSSTEKI, via the coding sequence ATGAGCAAAAAAGACGTAAAACTGTATAAAGACAGGAATTATTTTCTAGTAGCGTTTTATTACAATGGCGTAAGAGTTCGGGAAAGACTAAACTTAAAAAGTAGCGGCAGAAAAGATGCCGAAAAGTGGGCGGAAAGAAGACGAAGCGACATCGAGGCAAAACTTTTGGAAAACAGTTTCGAATATGCAAAAGAATTCCCGAACTCCAAAAATTTAAGAAGATTTGGCATCATAAGTCACGAGTCCAAAAACAAAACATTCAGTGAAGTTTGTGAAGAGATTGATGAAATAAACGATCTTTATTACAAAAAAGGTATAATAAAGAGAAGCACAGTCAAGAATTACAAAAAAAATACAAACATATTGAAAAAGTGGTTGGGCGAAAAATATGTAAAAAATATATCGCCAGCTGACATAAAACAGTTCAAACTTGAATATCTCGAGAGCGTATCAGTTAAAACAGTAAACAATAAACTGACCAGCTTGAGAAACATAATCAGATTTTGTGCTGAAAGCGGATATATTGAAAATGATTTCGCAGATTCGATAAAAAACCTGAAAACAAACAATGCGGAGGTTGATGTCGTTGAAAATGTTTTCACAGAAGAGGAAGTTGCTGCCATTCTAAATCACATCTACAAGTACCACAGATATGCTTATGCTTTTTATTATGTCGGTTTTCATACGGGTATGCGGATCGGAGAGCTGTTAGCCATGAAATGGTCAAATATTGACTGGCACAGCAAAACTTATTTCGTCCAGGAAACTATGACAGAATACACACTTTCAAGACCTAAAACTGAAAGCAGCATACGAAATGTATCATTATTTGACGATGTTTTAAGCGTTTTAGATTATCACAAAAAACACTTCGGGAAAAAATCAAAATTTATTTTTGTAAACCAGTACGGCAATAATTATATAAGCAATAATGCATTTACTGATATTGTCTGGAAACCGACATTGGAGGAGCTGGGTCTAAGATACAGAATTCCGTCAATATGCGTCACACTTATGCAACCCATGCGCTCATCAACGGAGAAAATTTAA
- a CDS encoding HD domain-containing protein — MRNLNNKLFGKFLRYPCSVKSHDSRKHGLFHHTFKLLKQISNLNDVGNKTKDLCLVGAVFHDIGKIKSLHNYVEKSKNIYSYDFLIGHKQNSIEIFDDLSSRINNFPSIYHRLIKNIIIWTHNVDYDVPGTLPGKIISILDNTDAAISSLIEKDKKISVGRFSKLPYQKNYYYKAI; from the coding sequence GTGCGAAACTTGAATAATAAATTATTTGGAAAATTTCTCAGATACCCTTGTTCTGTAAAAAGCCATGATTCAAGAAAACACGGTCTCTTTCATCATACATTTAAGCTTTTAAAACAAATTTCAAATTTAAATGATGTTGGTAATAAAACAAAAGATTTATGTTTGGTTGGCGCAGTTTTCCATGATATTGGTAAAATAAAATCATTGCATAATTATGTAGAAAAAAGCAAAAATATATACTCATATGATTTTCTCATTGGACACAAACAAAACTCTATTGAAATTTTTGACGATCTATCAAGCAGAATCAACAATTTTCCATCTATCTATCATCGGCTGATAAAAAATATAATTATTTGGACTCATAATGTCGATTATGATGTACCAGGAACCTTACCTGGTAAAATCATATCTATTCTTGATAATACAGATGCTGCAATATCATCTCTGATTGAAAAAGATAAAAAGATAAGTGTTGGTAGGTTTTCAAAGCTTCCTTACCAAAAAAATTATTACTATAAAGCGATTTAA